The region AGTTTCCAGAAATATTTTTTCCCTTTCTCAATAATTCCAAGAAGCCATAACAATCTTACGAAAGCTTTTAGCTGTTCGAGATTTATAATCTTCGGAGTCCATTCTGGTACATTATATTCTTTTAAAAATATTTTTAAGCGATTATAATATTCCTCCTGAGAATAAATTGTGTTCAACAATCTACTGTAACCCTGAATAAGATTTTTATAATTCATCTTAGGAATAAAATTTATACTTGCATCCATATTGTTGCCGCTAAACATATCGAGTAATCTTCCCTCATCTCTCATTCTGTTGTAAAGTTTGGTTCCTGTTGGTGCGTTCAGCAATCCAACCATTGCATTTGGTATTCCGCTCCTTTGTATAAAATCAATCTGATCATCAAAAATATTTTCAGTATCGTTATCAAAACCAACTATAAAGCCGCCTGATACAAGCATTCCGTTTTTTTGTAAGCGATTAACCGATTGTATAAGATCGCGCTTAAGGTTTTGTTTCTTACCGCACTCGTTCAGGCTTTCGTTATTTGGTGTTTCAATTCCAACGAAGATGCTGTTAAATCCAGCCTCCACCATCAACTTCATTAGCTGTTCGTCGTCAGCAAGATTTATTGAAACTTCAGTTATAAAAAAGAAAGGATATTTTTTTTCTTTTGACCACTTGATTAAAGCCGGCAAAGTATCTTCTTTAAGTTTTCTTTTGTTCCCGATAAAATTATCATCAACAACAGAAACTCCGCCTCGCCAGCCTAACTCGTATAAACGATTCAGTTCGGTAATAAATTGATCAGTGGATTTAGCCCGGGGTCTTCTTCCATTTAGCATAGTTATGCTGCAAAATTCACAGTCATACGGACAGCCGCGGGAATACTGCAAACTCATTGATGCATATTTTTTCATATCAAGCAACTCCCACATTGGAACCGGTGCTAACGAAATATCAGGGAATTCATCAGTTTGGTAAATGTGTTTTGGACTTCCGTTTTTCAAATCCGCTAAGAATAACGGCAGTGTAATTTCAGCTTCGTTAAGAATAAAATGATCAACACCAAGAAGCTCGTTATACTGCGTTGTACAGAGCGGACCACCGGCAGCAACTTTTACTCCCAGCTTATTACATCTTCTGATAATATCTCTGAACGATTTCAGATGAACATTCATTGCGCTGATAAAAACATAATCTGCCCACGAAATATTTTTATCTGTAAGTTTTGAAACATTAAGATCGATCAATTTTTTATCCCATTCTTCAGGAAGCATTGAAGCAATTGTTATTAAACCAAGCGGTGGTTCAGCAGATTTTTTTGATACAAACTTTAATGCTTCCTTAAAGCTCCAGAATGTTGAAGGAGTTTCAGGGTAAACAAGCAGCACTTTCATCACAATTCTCCGTAAAAATTATATATCAAAACTGCAGAAAAAACCGATACATATTTGTAAAAGAATTGTAAAACCCTTTTGTCAATATTTGATGTTCATCCGAATAAAAATGATATTTGATTATTGCGTTAAGGAATTTAGAATATCTTTTATGATTCGCAGAAAACATTACTTTGTTAACAATCTTGTAATATTTGTTTTAGCACAGCTTGTTTGGCTTGCACTTCTTGGCTTGTGGATTTACTGGTATGTTTCAAACTATCTGATTTTTGAACAGGTTGGTGAAACTGTTTCACCACAAATAAATATTGATACCCCAAGCGTTTTTCCTTTTGTAGGCGGAATAGTGCTGCTTGTGGGATTATCGTTCAGTCTTGTTTTAATTTTTCGTCACCTTAATGTTCAGATAAGGTTAAGACGTTTGTATGATAACTTTATCGATAACGTAACACACGAATTAAAGTCGCCGTTATCATCAATTCAACTCTATCTTGAAACATTAGTTTCCAGAGATGTTCCCCAAGAAAAGAGAAAAGAGTTTTATGAGTTGATGATGAAAGATACAGCACGACTGCAAAATCTTATTAACTCAATCCTTGAGATTTCTAAAATTGAAAGCAAAAAAAAGAGAAGTTCATTTGCCTTACATCAGGCAAACGAGTTTCTGCCAAAACTGATCGAAGATTCAGCAGCACAGTTCAGATTAAACCGGAATGATCTTAAACTTGAAACGACCGGCAGCTGCGAAATTGAAGTTGACGCCGGCTCTTTTAAAATAGTTTTTGATAATCTGATTGATAATGCGATTAAGTATTCAACCGGCAGCTTAAAGTTAGAGATAAAAATAATTTGTAATCAGAAAAAACTTGAGATAACCTTTAAGGATAACGGAATCGGTCTGCCATCAAATGAACAAAAGAAAATCTTTCAAAAGTTCTACAGAATTTATGATAAGGATATCCCTAATGTAAAAGGAACAGGTCTCGGACTTTACTGGGTTAAGGAGATTATAAAAAATCATAAAGGAAAAATAACCGCGCATAGTGAGGGTAAAGCAAAAGGAACAACTATTAACATTGTTTTACCAGTTCGAAAAAGCAAGGTAACTGAGATTGAAAGGGAAAAAGGGAAACTACAATGAGCGCAAAAATATTATTGGTTGAAGACGAAGAAAACCTCGCAATGGGACTTGAATATAACCTTAAGGAAGAAGGATATAAAGTAGATTGGGCAAAGGATGGTAAAGAGGCAATAAATTTTTTTGCTGAAAATAATTATGATCTCATACTTCTTGATATAATGCTTCCATACTTAAATGGTTTTGAAGTTGCCGGATTCATTAGAAAGGAAAATCCGCAAATGCCGATTTTAATGCTTACTGCACGTACCGGTGTTGATGATAAAGTAAAGGGATTAGAAATTGGAGCTGATGATTATATTACAAAACCTTTTCATCTTAAGGAATTGCTGCTTCGCATAAAGGGGATGCTAAAACGAAAAAGCTGGTATAGCTCTGTTGTAAAACACGAGCCGATTTATAAGTTTGGCGGTAACGAAATAAATTTTGAAAATTTTAAATGCAGAAAAGGCAAAACAGAATTCCAGCTTACCTCGTATGAAGCAATGATAATGAAATATCTTATATTAAATAAAAATAAGATCGTTACCCGGAAAGAGCTTTTGGAAAATGTCTGGAACACCGCACCCGATGTTGAAACAAGAACTATTGATAATTTTATGGTACGTTTAAGAAAATATTTTGAGAACGATCCGGCTGATCCGAAATTTATTTTAAGTGTAAGAAGCGCCGGATATATGTTTCAGGATCAAATTTAATTTAAATTAGAGAAAAGTATGGATAGATTAATTCAAATAAATAAAGTCTCTGATATTCCTGCTGTTTATCAAAACACTCCTATTGGATTACTTTTAGAATATCATAATTTAAACCGCGGGTTTGAAAATTACACAGATGCACAACTACTTATTGGTATGTGTATGGATCATAGAAATAATCTCAACCTACCGGAAAAATTTACGTACAGAATCCGCACAGGAGGCGCTAATTTAAGATATAGTGAATTTAAAGTTTCATTTGCTATTTCTGTCGGTGGAGTTAAGCACATCGCACTTATTGGTCATAGCAATTGCAGTATGGTAAATCTTGTTTCTAAAAAGGATCAATTTGTAAAAAAACTTGCTGAAAATGGCGGCTGGAGTATTGAACAAGCTGAAGAACATTTTAACAACTATGCGCCAATGTTTGAGATCAACAATGAAATTGATTTTATACTTAGTGAAACTGCCAGATTGAGAAAACGATATCCCAAAATTCAGATTGCACCAATGTATTATAGGGTTGAAGACGATCTTCTTTATTTTATAAAGGAATAATAGCTTACTTTAAATAAATCATTTTCTTTGTTTGAAAATAATCTCCGGCTTTTAATTTGTAAAAATAAACTCCACTTGAGAGTTTACTCGCATCAAATTCAAGTTCGTAAAATCCAGCCGATTTGTATTCATCAAGCAGAGTTGCAACTTCTCTACCCAACAAATCATACACTTTTAGTGAAACATGCTGCATACTGCTTGTTGAATATTGTATCCTGGTTGATGGATTAAACGGATTGGGATAGTTCTGTGCTAATGAATAATTAAATTCATTACCTAAGTTTTCTTCAATATCACTAACTACAGTGTAGTTATACAATATCTGTATATGATTCTGCCAGGCAGAGTTTTCCCACATTTCCCATGCAAAGACAGTTTCATTGCCATTAGCATCATAAGTGGATATTAACCTGCTGGAGTTTTCCCAATTATTATTCTGCCAGAATTGAGTTACCCATTCTAAAAATTTGTTATCAGGAGTATAAGTTCTTACCCATCTTTGTTGGTTTATCCAGCCGTTTATGCTATGCCAGTATTGAGCGACATATTCTATTAACAAATGATTACTGTTGTAGTTTATCGTTTGCAAAACAATGTTTGTCCATATAGTGTCAATCCATCCTTCCTGGAGTATTACTACTGTAAGATTTCCATTACTGTATTGATTTGTAAATTTCGATTCAAGAAACCAGTTATCATTTTCCCATCTGTTATAAAGTGTTTCGATTATGTTGTTCTGGCTGTCGTAGGAATTTTGAATTAATTCAACATTATTCCAGCCAGATATATATTGCTGAAAAAGTTCTTCGGTTAGATTGTTATTAACAAAAGTGTATTGATATCTATCTACATTAAGCCAATTGGTATTGTCCCATTGCTGGTAAAGTTTCTCTGTAAGATGGTCGTTTATATGTGTATAGACGGTTCTGTTTGAATTGACCCAATTAGAAGAATTCCAGCTTTGGCTTAACTCAGTAATTGTATTTCCATTCCCATCATATTCATATAAGAATCTCTCGGAATTAACCCAGTCATTATCTACCCAGGCTTTATAAATTTCTTCAATAATATTTCCATTTTCATCAACAACCGTCCAGTACTGAGTTTCGTTTACCCATTGATTATTATCCCAGGCTTCAATTGTTGTTAGATAATTGAAGTTAACTGAATCATAGTAATATGTATATCTGCTGGTATTCAGCCATGCAGAGTTGATCCATTTTTGCTCGATGCTTTCTTTAATAAGATACACATCCTCAGTTGTTTTTTCTGAAATGATTGTTCTTGTATTAAGTTTCTTATTAAAAAATTTTTCAAAATCATCTTGTTGCGGAAAGGTCTGAATAAAACCAAGCAATATTACTAATACTGTAATTCTGAATTCCATATTAAGCTCCGTAAAATTTTAATAGTGTTTATTTCTTAACAGCGTTTTAATTATGTCACTTCTCTGCTGATAACTCTT is a window of Ignavibacterium sp. DNA encoding:
- a CDS encoding B12-binding domain-containing radical SAM protein, which encodes MKVLLVYPETPSTFWSFKEALKFVSKKSAEPPLGLITIASMLPEEWDKKLIDLNVSKLTDKNISWADYVFISAMNVHLKSFRDIIRRCNKLGVKVAAGGPLCTTQYNELLGVDHFILNEAEITLPLFLADLKNGSPKHIYQTDEFPDISLAPVPMWELLDMKKYASMSLQYSRGCPYDCEFCSITMLNGRRPRAKSTDQFITELNRLYELGWRGGVSVVDDNFIGNKRKLKEDTLPALIKWSKEKKYPFFFITEVSINLADDEQLMKLMVEAGFNSIFVGIETPNNESLNECGKKQNLKRDLIQSVNRLQKNGMLVSGGFIVGFDNDTENIFDDQIDFIQRSGIPNAMVGLLNAPTGTKLYNRMRDEGRLLDMFSGNNMDASINFIPKMNYKNLIQGYSRLLNTIYSQEEYYNRLKIFLKEYNVPEWTPKIINLEQLKAFVRLLWLLGIIEKGKKYFWKLFFVSLWKYPRKFPTAMTLAVYGFHFRRVIRTV
- a CDS encoding HAMP domain-containing sensor histidine kinase, coding for MIRRKHYFVNNLVIFVLAQLVWLALLGLWIYWYVSNYLIFEQVGETVSPQINIDTPSVFPFVGGIVLLVGLSFSLVLIFRHLNVQIRLRRLYDNFIDNVTHELKSPLSSIQLYLETLVSRDVPQEKRKEFYELMMKDTARLQNLINSILEISKIESKKKRSSFALHQANEFLPKLIEDSAAQFRLNRNDLKLETTGSCEIEVDAGSFKIVFDNLIDNAIKYSTGSLKLEIKIICNQKKLEITFKDNGIGLPSNEQKKIFQKFYRIYDKDIPNVKGTGLGLYWVKEIIKNHKGKITAHSEGKAKGTTINIVLPVRKSKVTEIEREKGKLQ
- a CDS encoding response regulator transcription factor yields the protein MSAKILLVEDEENLAMGLEYNLKEEGYKVDWAKDGKEAINFFAENNYDLILLDIMLPYLNGFEVAGFIRKENPQMPILMLTARTGVDDKVKGLEIGADDYITKPFHLKELLLRIKGMLKRKSWYSSVVKHEPIYKFGGNEINFENFKCRKGKTEFQLTSYEAMIMKYLILNKNKIVTRKELLENVWNTAPDVETRTIDNFMVRLRKYFENDPADPKFILSVRSAGYMFQDQI
- a CDS encoding carbonic anhydrase is translated as MDRLIQINKVSDIPAVYQNTPIGLLLEYHNLNRGFENYTDAQLLIGMCMDHRNNLNLPEKFTYRIRTGGANLRYSEFKVSFAISVGGVKHIALIGHSNCSMVNLVSKKDQFVKKLAENGGWSIEQAEEHFNNYAPMFEINNEIDFILSETARLRKRYPKIQIAPMYYRVEDDLLYFIKE
- a CDS encoding T9SS type A sorting domain-containing protein; translated protein: MEFRITVLVILLGFIQTFPQQDDFEKFFNKKLNTRTIISEKTTEDVYLIKESIEQKWINSAWLNTSRYTYYYDSVNFNYLTTIEAWDNNQWVNETQYWTVVDENGNIIEEIYKAWVDNDWVNSERFLYEYDGNGNTITELSQSWNSSNWVNSNRTVYTHINDHLTEKLYQQWDNTNWLNVDRYQYTFVNNNLTEELFQQYISGWNNVELIQNSYDSQNNIIETLYNRWENDNWFLESKFTNQYSNGNLTVVILQEGWIDTIWTNIVLQTINYNSNHLLIEYVAQYWHSINGWINQQRWVRTYTPDNKFLEWVTQFWQNNNWENSSRLISTYDANGNETVFAWEMWENSAWQNHIQILYNYTVVSDIEENLGNEFNYSLAQNYPNPFNPSTRIQYSTSSMQHVSLKVYDLLGREVATLLDEYKSAGFYELEFDASKLSSGVYFYKLKAGDYFQTKKMIYLK